In Ignavibacteriales bacterium, the following are encoded in one genomic region:
- a CDS encoding trypsin-like peptidase domain-containing protein, translating to MRILILVVLGLVFALQAYGQNGDNGKKTVLTDDPLNAEQIIERNKQSLVSIWFHTDDYFSYYTYSYGVDTTILNGSGFIVSEDGIVATNYHVVESIDSIIVKTSDGTFYDADLLLVDESNDFAILKIRNPENRAFQPVKLGDSDNLVVGQNIFAIGSPLGFEYTISEGIIAAIRDEEKVSFTDPNTYMPVEKVFDKVIQITAAISPGNSGGALFNAKGEVIGVTTYSYGFYGNLNFASAINSFKKLWTSVDFSQLENDEEAKIKMEDNQFKTSYKLASNYKSKLYYNWFYTKLVDTMTVYDTMAVRQDSLNQINLVKAQTYYDKCIDLRPDSFYVYQGLMDLYVFTDHFTEAEELYKTIRERFNSDSLLNTLSSSLADAYSSSKDYDKALTFYKKMLDQDTNDAFIYYQIADLYEKKNDNKSAITNLNMAIKYDSSYTQAYVKLGEIYYKRKDYSRAKKILEESTEKYILAYGSSPYNLDLHYYLGMIAVREGRKFDAILAYIEMKNVYTYEKDDNEKKQKLYKAIKELDE from the coding sequence TTGAGAATATTAATTTTAGTTGTACTTGGGCTTGTATTTGCTTTACAGGCGTATGGACAGAACGGTGATAACGGGAAAAAGACAGTTCTTACAGACGATCCTTTAAATGCTGAACAAATAATAGAGAGAAATAAGCAGTCGCTTGTTTCGATATGGTTTCATACTGACGATTATTTTTCATATTACACATACTCGTATGGAGTCGATACCACTATTCTGAATGGAAGTGGTTTTATTGTTAGTGAAGATGGTATAGTAGCGACAAATTATCATGTAGTTGAATCGATAGACAGTATAATAGTAAAGACCAGTGATGGGACCTTTTATGATGCTGACCTCCTTTTGGTCGATGAATCAAACGATTTTGCGATCCTTAAGATAAGGAATCCCGAGAATAGAGCATTCCAACCAGTCAAGTTGGGTGATTCAGATAACCTGGTTGTCGGTCAGAATATTTTTGCGATAGGGAGTCCGCTCGGTTTCGAATACACGATATCAGAGGGCATTATTGCTGCAATAAGGGATGAGGAGAAAGTTAGCTTTACCGATCCCAATACATACATGCCCGTCGAAAAAGTCTTTGATAAAGTCATACAGATAACAGCGGCAATATCTCCCGGGAATAGTGGCGGCGCTCTTTTCAATGCTAAAGGTGAAGTTATAGGAGTTACAACATATTCATATGGCTTTTACGGTAATTTGAATTTCGCGAGTGCGATAAATTCTTTTAAGAAGCTGTGGACATCCGTAGATTTTTCTCAGCTCGAGAATGATGAGGAGGCAAAGATAAAGATGGAGGATAACCAGTTCAAAACGAGCTATAAGCTTGCCTCGAACTATAAATCTAAGCTTTATTATAATTGGTTTTACACAAAGCTCGTCGATACAATGACAGTGTATGATACTATGGCGGTCAGGCAGGATTCATTAAACCAGATCAACCTTGTCAAGGCGCAGACATATTATGATAAATGTATAGATCTCAGACCGGATTCGTTTTATGTATATCAGGGATTAATGGATCTTTATGTATTTACAGATCATTTTACTGAAGCTGAGGAACTGTATAAGACTATTAGAGAAAGATTCAATTCCGATAGTTTGTTGAATACGCTTTCATCATCGCTTGCTGATGCGTATTCATCTTCCAAGGACTATGATAAGGCGTTGACCTTTTACAAAAAGATGCTCGACCAGGATACAAACGATGCTTTTATTTATTACCAGATAGCGGATCTCTATGAAAAGAAAAACGATAACAAATCTGCCATTACGAATCTCAATATGGCGATCAAGTATGATTCCAGTTATACGCAGGCTTATGTGAAACTCGGTGAGATCTATTACAAGCGGAAGGATTATTCCAGGGCAAAGAAAATACTGGAAGAATCTACCGAAAAATATATTCTTGCTTACGGAAGTTCTCCATATAATCTTGATCTCCACTATTATTTGGGAATGATAGCGGTACGGGAGGGAAGAAAGTTCGATGCGATATTGGCATACATAGAGATGAAGAATGTTTACACATACGAGAAGGATGACAACGAAAAGAAGCAAAAGCTGTATAAAGCAATCAAAGAGTTAGACGAATAA